A genomic stretch from Erwinia sp. E_sp_B01_1 includes:
- the rpoS gene encoding RNA polymerase sigma factor RpoS translates to MSQNTLKVNELHEDAEFDENGAEVFDEKALVGNEPADNEIAEDELLSQGATQRVLDATQLYLGEIGYSPLLTAEEEVFFARRALRGDVPSRRRMIESNLRLVVKIARRYSNRGLALLDLIEEGNLGLIRAVEKFDPERGFRFSTYATWWIRQTIERAIMNQTRTIRLPIHIVKELNVYLRTARELTHKLDHEPSAEEIAEQLDKPVEDVSRMLRLNERITSVDTPLGGDSEKALLDILADEKDNGPEDTTQDDDMKQSIVKWLFELNAKQREVLARRFGLLGYEAATLEDVGREIGLTRERVRQIQVEGLRRLREILQTQGLNIEALFRE, encoded by the coding sequence ATGAGCCAGAATACGCTGAAAGTTAATGAGTTACATGAAGACGCGGAATTCGACGAAAACGGAGCTGAAGTTTTTGATGAGAAGGCTCTCGTCGGAAATGAACCTGCTGATAACGAAATAGCTGAAGATGAGCTGTTGTCACAAGGCGCTACGCAACGAGTTTTGGACGCGACGCAGCTCTACCTGGGAGAGATTGGTTATTCTCCCCTGTTAACGGCAGAGGAAGAGGTCTTCTTCGCTCGTCGTGCCCTGCGTGGTGATGTTCCATCCCGTCGCCGCATGATTGAAAGTAACTTACGCCTGGTAGTAAAGATTGCCCGCCGTTACAGCAATCGTGGTCTGGCTTTGCTGGATCTGATTGAGGAAGGTAACCTTGGGTTAATCCGCGCGGTAGAGAAATTTGACCCTGAAAGAGGGTTCCGCTTCTCTACTTACGCTACCTGGTGGATTCGTCAAACGATTGAACGGGCTATCATGAACCAAACCCGTACCATCCGTTTGCCAATCCACATTGTTAAAGAGCTGAACGTTTATCTGCGTACGGCACGTGAACTGACCCACAAGTTAGATCATGAGCCAAGTGCAGAAGAAATTGCCGAGCAGCTTGATAAACCCGTTGAAGATGTCAGCCGTATGCTGCGCCTCAACGAACGCATTACGTCAGTTGATACGCCACTAGGCGGTGATTCTGAGAAAGCGCTGCTGGATATCCTGGCCGACGAAAAAGATAACGGTCCGGAAGATACTACCCAGGACGATGACATGAAGCAGAGCATCGTCAAATGGCTGTTCGAACTGAACGCCAAACAGCGTGAAGTGCTGGCGCGTCGTTTCGGCCTGTTAGGCTATGAAGCGGCCACGTTAGAAGATGTGGGTCGCGAAATTGGTCTGACCCGTGAACGTGTTCGCCAGATTCAGGTTGAAGGTCTTCGTCGTCTGCGTGAAATTCTGCAGACACAGGGACTGAATATTGAAGCCTTGTTTCGCGAGTAA
- the nlpD gene encoding murein hydrolase activator NlpD, with translation MSTGSPVFKLRRIAAVSLVSFWLAGCSSDNTQAPISSVGGGGGGNNSGMLSGGQVSSNAGNANSGNGGYVSPPSSISANSQNVVSAPQNISTTSNTADSNVVTENGHIVYNRSYGNIPKGSYSGETYTVKRGDTLFYIAWITGNDFRDLAQRNNVAAPYGLNVGQQLQVSNSSGGTLTGGNAITAADASAGGVPAQPAATQIKGGAVAQQPVITYSEDSGKPSEGKMLPSSGTNTVATTTAPVTAPTVSSTTNSATPVGNWRWPTDGKIIDNFSASEGGNKGVDIAGSRGQPVISTASGRVVYAGNALRGYGNLIIIKHNDDYLSAYAHNDTMLVREQQEVKAGQKIATMGSTGTSSVRLHFEIRYKGKSVNPLRYLPQR, from the coding sequence ATGAGCACAGGAAGCCCAGTATTTAAGTTGCGCCGGATTGCGGCCGTTTCACTTGTCAGTTTTTGGTTAGCTGGCTGTTCCAGCGATAATACACAGGCTCCTATCAGCTCCGTTGGCGGCGGTGGCGGTGGTAACAACTCTGGCATGCTCAGTGGTGGTCAGGTCAGCAGCAACGCCGGGAATGCCAATAGCGGTAACGGCGGCTACGTCTCGCCTCCTTCGTCTATCTCTGCAAATTCCCAGAATGTGGTGAGCGCGCCGCAGAACATTAGTACGACAAGTAACACGGCTGACAGCAACGTGGTAACCGAGAATGGCCATATCGTCTACAACCGTTCGTATGGGAATATTCCTAAAGGTAGCTACAGCGGTGAAACGTATACCGTTAAAAGAGGCGATACGCTGTTCTATATTGCCTGGATTACGGGCAATGATTTCCGTGATTTAGCCCAACGAAATAACGTTGCTGCACCTTACGGCCTCAATGTGGGCCAGCAGTTGCAGGTTAGTAACTCCTCCGGTGGCACCTTAACGGGTGGCAATGCGATCACCGCTGCAGATGCCAGTGCAGGGGGCGTTCCGGCTCAACCTGCTGCTACACAAATCAAAGGCGGAGCGGTTGCACAGCAGCCGGTTATTACGTATTCTGAGGATTCAGGTAAACCAAGTGAAGGCAAAATGTTGCCATCATCCGGTACTAATACCGTTGCAACGACAACGGCACCGGTTACTGCTCCGACCGTCAGCAGCACAACAAACAGCGCTACCCCTGTGGGAAACTGGCGCTGGCCAACTGACGGTAAGATTATCGATAACTTCTCTGCTTCCGAAGGGGGCAATAAAGGCGTCGATATCGCGGGATCGCGAGGACAACCCGTCATTTCAACCGCTTCCGGGCGTGTTGTGTATGCAGGGAATGCACTCCGCGGTTACGGTAACTTGATTATCATCAAACATAATGATGACTACCTGAGTGCATATGCCCATAACGATACGATGCTGGTCCGCGAGCAACAAGAAGTTAAAGCGGGGCAGAAGATAGCTACCATGGGTAGTACCGGCACAAGTTCGGTTAGATTGCATTTTGAAATTCGTTACAAGGGGAAATCCGTAAACCCGCTGCGTTATTTACCGCAGCGATAA
- a CDS encoding protein-L-isoaspartate(D-aspartate) O-methyltransferase, whose product MVIRRIDTLLAQLRQQGIDDERLLKAIEDVPRERFVDEAFEHKAWENTALPIGSGQTISQPYIVAKMTSLLELTPASRVLEIGTGSGYQTAILAHLVEHVYSVERIKGLQWQAKRRLKQLDLHNVSTRHGDGWQGWPSRGPFDAIIVTAAPPEIPVELMSQLDEGGILVLPVGEEHQELKRIRRKGGEFVVEIVEPVRFVPLVKGDLA is encoded by the coding sequence ATGGTGATCCGCCGCATTGATACGCTTCTGGCGCAGTTGCGCCAGCAGGGCATTGACGATGAACGGTTGCTGAAAGCGATTGAAGATGTGCCGCGCGAGCGGTTTGTGGATGAAGCGTTCGAACATAAAGCCTGGGAAAATACGGCGTTGCCTATCGGCTCCGGCCAGACCATCTCCCAGCCTTATATTGTGGCGAAAATGACCTCGCTGCTTGAGCTGACGCCAGCTTCACGCGTATTAGAGATTGGCACAGGATCGGGCTATCAGACCGCCATCCTGGCCCATCTGGTAGAGCATGTTTACTCGGTTGAGCGGATTAAAGGGCTGCAATGGCAGGCCAAGCGTCGACTGAAACAGCTTGATTTGCATAATGTTTCGACGCGTCACGGCGATGGCTGGCAGGGCTGGCCTTCACGTGGCCCGTTTGATGCGATCATCGTCACCGCCGCACCGCCTGAAATTCCTGTAGAGCTGATGTCTCAGCTTGATGAAGGCGGGATTCTGGTGTTACCGGTGGGTGAGGAGCATCAGGAATTAAAACGTATCCGCCGTAAGGGTGGGGAGTTTGTGGTTGAGATTGTAGAGCCAGTGCGTTTTGTTCCGCTGGTCAAAGGCGATTTAGCCTGA
- the surE gene encoding 5'/3'-nucleotidase SurE: MRILLSNDDGIHAPGIQTLATALREFAEVQVVAPDRNRSGASNSLSLETPLRTFTYPNGDIAVQMGTPTDCVYLGVNALMKPKPDIVVSGINAGPNLGDDVIYSGTVAAAMEGRHLGLPALAVSLDGHKHYDTAAAVTCSLLRALLREPLRTGRILNVNVPDLPLSEIKGIRVTRCGSRHPSDQAIPQQDPRGNTLYWIGPPGDKLDAGPDTDFAAVDQGYVSVTALHVDLTAHAAQDVVASWLTSVEVSSEW; this comes from the coding sequence ATGCGAATATTGCTGAGTAACGATGACGGTATTCATGCGCCTGGCATTCAGACGCTGGCCACCGCGCTGCGTGAGTTTGCTGAAGTGCAGGTTGTTGCTCCCGATCGCAATCGCAGTGGGGCGTCAAATTCCCTGTCGCTGGAAACCCCATTACGTACCTTCACCTATCCCAATGGCGATATCGCTGTGCAGATGGGCACCCCGACCGACTGTGTCTATCTGGGCGTCAACGCATTGATGAAACCCAAGCCCGATATTGTGGTTTCCGGCATCAACGCCGGCCCCAACCTGGGTGATGACGTTATTTACTCGGGTACCGTAGCTGCCGCGATGGAGGGCCGCCATCTGGGGCTGCCAGCGCTGGCCGTTTCGCTGGATGGGCACAAACATTATGACACCGCTGCGGCAGTGACCTGCTCCCTGCTGCGCGCTTTGCTGCGTGAACCGCTGCGCACCGGACGTATCCTCAACGTTAACGTTCCGGATTTACCGCTGTCAGAAATCAAAGGCATTCGCGTCACCCGTTGCGGCAGTCGGCATCCCAGCGACCAGGCTATACCGCAGCAGGATCCGCGCGGCAATACGCTCTACTGGATTGGCCCGCCCGGCGACAAACTGGATGCCGGCCCGGATACCGACTTTGCCGCCGTGGACCAGGGCTACGTTTCTGTCACCGCGCTGCACGTCGACTTAACAGCCCATGCCGCGCAGGACGTGGTGGCGTCATGGCTCACAAGCGTTGAGGTCAGTAGCGAATGGTGA
- the truD gene encoding tRNA pseudouridine(13) synthase TruD, with translation MAVEELSWLHGKPTATGVVKASPEDFVVIEDLGYRPDGDGEQVLVRIRKTGCNTRFVAEALAKFAGIHPRDVSFAGMKDRHAVTEQWFCLRIPGKETPDLSAFALEGCEVLESARHRRKLRTGALQGNAFTLILRQISDREAVEQRLQQIALSGVPNYFGEQRFGHEGNNLLMARRWAANDIRVKERNKRSFLLSAARSAMFNQVASDRLAQSGLTTVMAGDALQLTGRGSWFVAEEAELATLQARVDNDELRVTAPLPGSGAWGTQGSALAFEQQSLAAEAELITLLEREKVDAARRALLVKPRDLRWNWWDDATVELNFWLPAGSFATTLVREVLQQEGDDANIAE, from the coding sequence ATGGCAGTGGAAGAGCTGAGCTGGCTGCACGGTAAACCCACCGCTACTGGCGTGGTGAAAGCCAGCCCGGAAGATTTTGTGGTGATTGAAGACCTGGGTTACCGGCCGGATGGCGACGGTGAGCAGGTGCTGGTCCGGATCCGCAAAACGGGCTGCAATACCCGCTTTGTAGCCGAGGCGCTGGCAAAATTTGCCGGCATTCATCCGCGTGATGTCAGCTTTGCCGGCATGAAAGATCGCCATGCGGTAACCGAACAGTGGTTCTGCCTGCGCATTCCCGGCAAAGAGACGCCAGATTTATCTGCATTTGCGCTTGAAGGCTGCGAGGTACTGGAAAGTGCCCGCCATCGTCGTAAACTGCGTACTGGTGCTTTGCAGGGCAACGCCTTTACCCTGATTTTGCGGCAGATTTCCGATCGTGAAGCGGTTGAGCAACGGCTTCAGCAGATCGCCCTGTCTGGCGTACCCAATTATTTCGGCGAGCAGCGTTTTGGCCATGAAGGCAATAACCTGCTGATGGCCCGTCGCTGGGCAGCCAATGACATCCGCGTGAAAGAGCGTAACAAACGCAGCTTCCTGCTTTCGGCTGCCCGCAGCGCGATGTTTAATCAGGTGGCGAGTGACCGACTGGCGCAGAGTGGTCTGACTACAGTGATGGCCGGTGACGCTTTACAGCTCACCGGGCGCGGTAGCTGGTTTGTGGCTGAAGAGGCAGAGCTGGCGACGTTGCAGGCCCGTGTCGACAATGACGAGCTGCGAGTGACCGCACCGCTGCCCGGCAGCGGTGCCTGGGGAACTCAGGGCAGCGCGCTGGCTTTTGAACAACAAAGCCTGGCAGCCGAAGCAGAATTGATTACACTGCTTGAGCGTGAAAAAGTCGATGCGGCCCGTCGTGCGCTGCTGGTGAAACCGCGAGATCTGCGCTGGAACTGGTGGGATGACGCCACCGTAGAGCTGAATTTCTGGCTTCCGGCAGGCAGTTTTGCCACCACTCTGGTGCGCGAAGTTCTTCAACAAGAAGGTGATGATGCGAATATTGCTGAGTAA
- the ispF gene encoding 2-C-methyl-D-erythritol 2,4-cyclodiphosphate synthase, giving the protein MRIGHGFDVHAFGGEGPLIIGGVRIPYEKGLLAHSDGDVALHALTDALLGAAALGDIGKLFPDTDAAYKGADSRELLREAWRQIQKKGYRLGNVDVTIIAQAPKMLPHVPQMRINIAEDLGIHMDDVNVKATTTEKLGFTGRGEGIACEAVALIFKADA; this is encoded by the coding sequence ATGCGTATCGGCCACGGTTTTGATGTTCACGCGTTTGGCGGCGAAGGCCCGCTGATTATTGGCGGCGTGCGGATCCCTTATGAAAAAGGATTACTGGCCCATTCCGATGGCGATGTGGCCCTGCATGCCCTGACCGATGCCCTGCTGGGCGCGGCGGCACTGGGCGATATCGGCAAACTCTTCCCGGACACGGATGCTGCTTATAAAGGGGCAGACAGCCGCGAACTGCTGCGGGAAGCCTGGCGTCAGATTCAGAAAAAAGGCTATCGCCTGGGAAATGTGGACGTCACTATTATTGCTCAGGCACCGAAAATGCTGCCGCATGTTCCGCAGATGCGCATCAACATCGCAGAAGATCTGGGCATTCATATGGATGACGTCAATGTCAAAGCGACCACTACCGAAAAGCTGGGCTTTACCGGGCGCGGTGAAGGTATTGCCTGTGAAGCCGTGGCGCTGATCTTTAAGGCGGACGCGTAA
- the ispD gene encoding 2-C-methyl-D-erythritol 4-phosphate cytidylyltransferase → MARPFPDVIAVVPAAGIGSRMQSECPKQYLSIGGKTLLEHALNSLVAHPAVSRIIVAISPEDPYFSTLPIASDPRIMVVKGGKERADSVLAGLKAVSSARWVLVHDAARPCLHIDDLSRLLAIAATSTVGGILAAPVRDTMKRAEPGKQAIAHTVDREALWHALTPQLFPLELLRNCLVRALNEGATITDEASALEYCGFHPELVMGRSDNIKVTRPEDLALAAFYLTQSSNKESA, encoded by the coding sequence ATTGCACGGCCCTTTCCGGACGTCATTGCTGTCGTTCCTGCTGCCGGCATCGGCAGTCGGATGCAATCAGAGTGTCCAAAACAATATCTTTCCATAGGCGGTAAAACGCTGCTGGAGCATGCGCTCAACAGCTTGGTGGCGCACCCGGCGGTCAGCCGCATCATTGTCGCTATCAGCCCCGAAGACCCTTACTTTTCCACGCTTCCCATAGCCAGCGATCCCCGGATAATGGTGGTGAAGGGCGGGAAAGAGCGTGCAGATTCGGTGCTCGCCGGGCTTAAAGCCGTCTCCTCCGCCCGTTGGGTGCTGGTGCATGATGCGGCGCGCCCCTGTCTGCACATTGACGACCTCAGCCGTCTGTTAGCGATCGCCGCCACCAGCACGGTGGGCGGGATTCTGGCTGCGCCGGTGCGTGACACCATGAAGCGGGCAGAGCCAGGCAAACAGGCAATTGCACATACCGTCGATCGTGAAGCGTTGTGGCATGCCCTGACGCCCCAGTTGTTCCCGCTGGAATTATTGCGCAACTGTCTGGTACGGGCATTAAATGAAGGGGCCACCATCACCGACGAAGCTTCGGCGCTGGAGTACTGTGGTTTTCATCCTGAGCTTGTCATGGGCCGCAGCGACAATATCAAGGTAACCAGACCAGAAGATCTCGCACTGGCGGCATTTTACCTGACTCAATCATCTAATAAGGAGAGCGCATAA
- the ftsB gene encoding cell division protein FtsB has translation MGKLTLLLLVLLGWLQYSLWLGKNGIHDYTRVNDDVAVQQGGNAKLKARNDQLFAEIDDLNGGSEAIEERARNELGMIKPGETFYRLVPDQNKRNAQQGAYTSQQR, from the coding sequence ATGGGTAAACTTACGCTGCTGTTACTTGTGTTACTCGGCTGGCTGCAATATTCGCTCTGGCTGGGCAAGAACGGCATACATGACTATACGCGCGTTAACGACGATGTTGCTGTGCAACAGGGCGGTAATGCCAAACTAAAAGCGCGAAACGATCAGCTGTTTGCAGAAATCGACGACCTTAACGGCGGTTCTGAAGCAATTGAGGAACGCGCACGCAACGAACTGGGGATGATTAAACCCGGTGAGACCTTCTATCGCCTTGTGCCGGATCAGAACAAACGAAACGCGCAGCAGGGTGCATACACCAGTCAGCAACGATAA
- a CDS encoding DUF3561 family protein: MHNVTPISVRKDDRDQEEPSWSFPGGVIGFVAWWLALAIPFVLYGSNTLFFFLYTWPFFLALLPVSVLAGIATNVMMRGKLIWTILVTIVVVVCLFWLLYTLLTGW, from the coding sequence ATGCATAACGTTACGCCCATATCAGTCCGTAAAGATGATCGGGACCAGGAAGAGCCCTCCTGGTCATTCCCCGGTGGAGTCATCGGCTTCGTTGCCTGGTGGCTCGCACTGGCGATCCCTTTTGTGCTGTATGGTTCTAATACGCTGTTCTTCTTCCTCTACACCTGGCCTTTCTTCCTGGCGCTGTTGCCGGTTTCCGTGCTGGCTGGTATCGCCACCAATGTGATGATGCGCGGTAAACTGATCTGGACTATCCTGGTAACGATTGTGGTCGTCGTCTGCCTGTTCTGGCTGCTTTACACGCTGTTGACCGGTTGGTAA
- the cysC gene encoding adenylyl-sulfate kinase, protein MAAEHDENVIWHSHAVTRAEREQQHGHQGVLLWFTGLSGSGKSTVAGAVEQALHQLGVSTYLLDGDNVRHGLCRDLGFSDEDRKENIRRVGEVARLMVDAGLIVLSAFISPHRAERQMVRDMLGEGRFIEVFVDTPLAICEARDPKGLYKKARAGELRNFTGIDAVYEAPEQAEIHLDGEQLVTKLLVQVLDLLRDRDIIKP, encoded by the coding sequence ATGGCCGCAGAGCATGATGAAAACGTCATCTGGCATTCGCACGCGGTAACGCGTGCGGAACGTGAGCAGCAGCATGGCCATCAGGGCGTGCTGTTATGGTTTACCGGCCTTTCGGGGTCGGGGAAATCCACGGTAGCCGGTGCGGTGGAGCAGGCGCTTCACCAGCTCGGGGTCAGCACTTATCTGCTGGATGGCGACAATGTTCGTCACGGATTGTGTCGCGATCTGGGATTCAGCGATGAGGATCGTAAAGAGAATATCCGTCGGGTGGGTGAAGTAGCCAGACTGATGGTGGATGCCGGGCTTATCGTACTCAGCGCCTTTATCTCTCCGCACCGTGCTGAACGCCAGATGGTACGCGACATGCTGGGGGAAGGGCGCTTTATCGAAGTGTTCGTGGATACCCCGCTCGCTATCTGTGAAGCCCGCGATCCTAAAGGACTCTATAAGAAAGCCCGTGCTGGTGAACTGCGTAATTTCACCGGCATTGATGCGGTTTACGAAGCGCCAGAACAGGCTGAAATCCATCTTGATGGAGAACAATTGGTAACAAAATTACTGGTTCAAGTGTTAGATCTGCTGCGCGACCGCGATATCATCAAGCCCTGA
- the cysN gene encoding sulfate adenylyltransferase subunit CysN, producing the protein MNTVIAQQIAEQGGVEAWLHAQQHKSLLRFLTCGSVDDGKSTLIGRLLHDTRQIYEDQLSSLHNDSKRHGTQGEKLDLALLVDGLQAEREQGITIDVAYRYFSTEKRKFIIADTPGHEQYTRNMATGASTCDLAILLIDARKGVLDQTRRHSFISTLLGIKHLIVAINKMDLVEYSQETFEQIKQDYLDFAGQLPADLDIRFVPLSALEGENVASPSEAMNWYSGPTLLDVLETVEVKRIVEQQPMRFPVQYVNRPNLDFRGYAGTLASGSVTVGQRVKVLPSGVESSVARIVTFDGDLEVAQAGEAITLVLKDEIDISRGDLLVAVDATLKPVQAASVDVVWMAEQPLVPGQSFDIKIAGKKTRARVEKIEYQVEINSLAKHDVDTLPLNGIGLVDLTFDEPMVLDNYQQNPVTGGMIFIDRLSNVTVGAGMIREPLEDVVKNQGDFSAFELELNALVRRHFPHWGARDLLGGK; encoded by the coding sequence ATGAATACCGTTATTGCACAACAAATTGCTGAACAGGGTGGCGTTGAAGCCTGGCTGCACGCCCAGCAACACAAAAGCCTGCTGCGTTTCCTGACCTGCGGCAGCGTCGACGATGGCAAGAGCACGCTGATTGGTCGCCTGCTTCATGACACCCGTCAGATTTATGAAGATCAGCTCTCCTCGCTGCACAACGACAGCAAACGTCACGGCACCCAGGGCGAGAAACTGGACCTGGCGCTGCTGGTGGATGGCTTGCAGGCCGAGCGTGAGCAGGGCATCACCATTGATGTGGCTTACCGCTATTTCTCTACCGAGAAGCGCAAATTTATTATCGCCGATACGCCGGGACACGAGCAGTACACCCGCAATATGGCTACCGGCGCGTCAACCTGTGACCTGGCCATTCTGCTGATCGATGCGCGTAAAGGCGTGCTGGATCAGACCCGTCGTCACAGCTTTATCTCCACGCTGTTGGGCATTAAACACCTGATCGTGGCGATCAATAAAATGGATCTGGTTGAATACAGCCAGGAGACGTTTGAGCAGATCAAACAGGACTACCTGGATTTTGCCGGCCAGCTGCCTGCGGATCTGGATATCCGCTTTGTTCCTCTTTCCGCGCTGGAAGGCGAGAACGTTGCTTCCCCAAGCGAAGCGATGAACTGGTACAGCGGCCCGACGCTGCTGGACGTGCTGGAAACGGTGGAGGTGAAACGTATCGTTGAGCAGCAGCCAATGCGTTTCCCGGTGCAATACGTTAACCGTCCTAACCTGGATTTCCGTGGCTATGCGGGAACCCTGGCGTCCGGTTCCGTCACCGTGGGGCAGCGTGTGAAAGTGCTTCCCTCTGGCGTGGAATCTTCTGTGGCTCGCATCGTTACCTTTGATGGCGACCTGGAAGTTGCACAGGCGGGCGAAGCGATCACTCTGGTGCTGAAAGATGAGATTGATATCAGCCGTGGCGATCTGCTGGTGGCGGTTGATGCCACGCTGAAGCCGGTTCAGGCTGCTTCTGTTGATGTGGTCTGGATGGCGGAACAACCGCTGGTGCCGGGTCAGAGCTTCGATATTAAAATCGCCGGTAAGAAAACCCGTGCCCGCGTTGAGAAGATTGAGTATCAGGTTGAAATTAACAGCCTTGCTAAACACGATGTGGACACCCTGCCGCTGAACGGCATTGGGCTGGTTGATCTGACCTTTGATGAGCCGATGGTGCTGGATAACTACCAGCAGAATCCGGTTACAGGCGGGATGATCTTTATCGATCGCCTGAGCAACGTCACCGTGGGCGCAGGGATGATCCGCGAGCCGCTGGAAGATGTGGTGAAAAATCAGGGCGATTTCAGCGCGTTTGAGCTGGAACTGAACGCGCTGGTTCGTCGTCATTTCCCACACTGGGGCGCACGCGATCTGCTGGGCGGCAAATAA
- the cysD gene encoding sulfate adenylyltransferase subunit CysD, which yields MDQKRLTHLRQLEAESIHIIREVAAEFGNPVMMYSIGKDSSVMLHLARKAFYPGTLPFPLLHVDTGWKFREMYEFRDRTVKNIGAELLVHKNPEGVAMGINPFVHGSAKHTDIMKTEGLKQALNKYGFDAAFGGARRDEEKSRAKERIYSFRDRFHRWDPKNQRPELWHNYNGQINKGESIRVFPLSNWTELDIWQYIFLENIDIVPLYLAAPRPVLERDGMLMMIDDDRIDLQPGEVIKQKMVRFRTLGCWPLTGAVESEAQTLPEIIEEMLVSTTSERQGRVIDRDQSGSMELKKRQGYF from the coding sequence ATGGATCAAAAACGACTCACTCACCTGCGTCAACTGGAAGCGGAAAGTATCCATATCATCCGTGAAGTGGCAGCAGAGTTTGGCAACCCGGTGATGATGTACTCCATCGGCAAGGACTCCTCTGTGATGCTGCACCTGGCGCGCAAGGCGTTCTATCCGGGAACGCTGCCGTTCCCGCTGCTGCATGTGGACACCGGCTGGAAATTCCGTGAAATGTACGAGTTCCGCGATCGCACGGTGAAAAACATCGGTGCTGAGCTGCTGGTGCACAAAAACCCGGAAGGCGTGGCGATGGGCATCAACCCCTTTGTTCACGGCAGTGCCAAACACACCGACATCATGAAAACCGAAGGCCTGAAGCAGGCACTGAACAAGTACGGCTTTGATGCCGCGTTCGGGGGTGCCCGTCGTGATGAAGAAAAATCCCGTGCCAAAGAGCGTATCTACTCCTTCCGCGACCGTTTCCATCGCTGGGATCCAAAAAACCAGCGCCCTGAGCTGTGGCATAACTACAACGGCCAGATCAACAAAGGCGAAAGCATCCGCGTATTCCCGCTTTCCAACTGGACCGAACTGGATATCTGGCAGTATATCTTCCTGGAAAACATCGACATTGTTCCTCTGTATCTGGCCGCACCGCGTCCGGTACTGGAACGTGACGGCATGCTGATGATGATCGACGATGATCGTATCGACCTGCAGCCTGGCGAAGTGATTAAGCAGAAAATGGTGCGCTTCCGTACGCTTGGCTGCTGGCCGCTGACCGGCGCAGTGGAATCCGAAGCGCAGACGCTGCCGGAAATCATTGAAGAGATGCTGGTTTCCACCACCAGCGAACGTCAGGGCCGCGTGATTGACCGCGACCAGTCAGGCTCGATGGAGCTGAAAAAACGCCAGGGTTACTTCTAA